The genomic DNA CACCGTGGTCAGCACCAGATCGCCCGCCTGGTGACCATAGGAATCATTGACGGTCTTGAAGTTGTCCAGATCGATTACTATCACGGCGACGGATGTCCGCGTGCGTTCGGCGCGGTTCCATTCTTCCTGCAGCCGCCGCTCGTAGGCCAGCCGGTTGGGCAGCGACGTCAGCGGATCACAAAACGCTATTGACAGCAGCGATTCGATCCGCTGCCAGCTCAGAAAGACATCGCCGTCGACGGAGATGCCGAACAGCCGGTCGTTTTCCGTGATGGCAACGCAGTCGACTCCGCTGCTGATCGAAGCTTCCGGCCGGTCCGTGCCTTCGCAAAACACAACGCTGGCCAGCGACGCCAGCGGCATTTCCTGCCATCGGGTTCGTTCAAATTCATTCAGCGAATCCACGCGGCCAGGAATGATCTCCGCGGTTGCCAGTCCGGCGATCCGGCCGTTGTCGTCCGTCGCCAGAACGTAGCTTTGCCCCGACAGGCCCTCCGCCACCTGCTTCAGCGGCGTGTCACGATGGAACACCGCCGGAACGTCCAGCGTCGACACCGGCGACGCGATCAGCCGCGCGCTCGTTGTTCCGACTGTGGCTTGTTGTTCCGTCTGTGACATCGTTCGTCTTCAGTGGACCCGGCCCGGGCAGAGGATGCAGGGAGGTGGCAGTTTTGAAAACGTAGGTCACAGATAACCCATGTTTCGCGGAAACCACAAACCCTGCCATCTGAACCTGGCCGGTCGCACCGAATGTCCGAACTTTGACTCATCGCACGAGGAACTGCTAAACGCGGCACCATCAGCAATTCCCCCACGTTGCGAGCGAAATGGTGACCACAAGGCCCGGATCGGGGACAATAACTGCCCGGCATTCGTCGCCGCGGAGCTGCCTTCAGTGGCTGACGATCTCCGTCCCGACGCCCTTGTCGGAGTAGATTTCCAGCAACACGGAGTGCGGCATCTGAGCATCAACGATGTGCACTTTTTTCACGCCGGCGTCCAGAGCGTCCAGGGCGGCTTCCACTTTCGGCACCATTCCT from Planctomycetaceae bacterium includes the following:
- a CDS encoding GGDEF domain-containing protein, coding for MSQTEQQATVGTTSARLIASPVSTLDVPAVFHRDTPLKQVAEGLSGQSYVLATDDNGRIAGLATAEIIPGRVDSLNEFERTRWQEMPLASLASVVFCEGTDRPEASISSGVDCVAITENDRLFGISVDGDVFLSWQRIESLLSIAFCDPLTSLPNRLAYERRLQEEWNRAERTRTSVAVIVIDLDNFKTVNDSYGHQAGDLVLTTVAHRLEACMRSYDLVARLGGDEFVSLCLGCLPGMLTVPIQRLQKSLTGIRLQIDGYPIRTTASIGAAIRHDGFDGSSPADLFAAADECLYRAKESPETAWMVELGGNSDGIPQRVVEQSWELCPEEPRRSGRRTSEDVLAVPELTVNANES